One Engystomops pustulosus chromosome 7, aEngPut4.maternal, whole genome shotgun sequence DNA window includes the following coding sequences:
- the LOC140068965 gene encoding transmembrane protein 272-like, producing MDLSCSLCFQIITLTVWVGLSIAMIVIGAVYKDDCPNQAYIPIFLLVTGITHLVLILLYFIRCVFEVCSMVLEGLLGIFSFAWFIAGSVWVFSMYSENKGPTLCNPIVYYFAFGFLIFEYVLIGLGLIVPCFRCSLRSYFYERFD from the exons ATGGATCTATCCTGTTCTCTAT GTTTCCAAATTATTACTTTAACTGTTTGGGTCGGATTAAGCATAGCTATGATTGTAATAG GAGCCGTGTATAAAGATGACTGTCCAAACCAGGCGTACATACCTATTTTTCTTTTGGTTACTGGAATCACTCACTTGGTgttgattttattatattttataagatGTGTGTTTGAGGTATGCAGCATGGTTCTAGAAGGTTTGCTCGGAATCTTTAGCTTTGCTTGGTTTATAGCAG GAAGTGTCTGGGTGTTTAGTATGTACAGTGAAAATAAAGGTCCAACCCTATGTAATCCAATTGTTTACTACTTTGCCTTTGGATTTTTGATATTTGAATATGTTCTTATTGGCTTAGGCTTGATAGTTCCATGCTTTCGATGTTCTTTAAGATCGTACTTCTATGAGAG